The following proteins come from a genomic window of Aequorivita marisscotiae:
- a CDS encoding helix-turn-helix domain-containing protein has protein sequence MGIVINLDKLLESRGMKSKELAEIINITEANLSILKSGKARAVRFTTLEAICKALDCQPGNILEYIKD, from the coding sequence ATGGGTATAGTTATAAACTTAGATAAGTTATTGGAAAGTCGTGGTATGAAAAGCAAAGAACTTGCAGAAATTATCAATATTACGGAAGCCAATCTGTCAATATTAAAATCTGGAAAAGCACGAGCAGTTCGGTTTACAACCTTGGAGGCAATTTGTAAAGCATTGGATTGCCAGCCTGGAAATATTTTGGAGTATATAAAAGATTGA
- a CDS encoding FoF1 ATP synthase subunit delta/epsilon — protein MYLEIVTPEASLVAGEVESITVPGVDGEFQMLNNHAPIVSVLQEGKVKFKGNPTIADGFEKKFTKEGDRWVLHISGGTVECNNNRVMVLAD, from the coding sequence ATGTACTTAGAAATAGTAACCCCCGAAGCGTCTTTAGTTGCAGGTGAAGTTGAAAGCATTACCGTACCCGGTGTAGATGGTGAATTTCAGATGCTTAATAATCACGCTCCCATTGTTTCTGTTTTACAGGAAGGCAAAGTGAAATTTAAAGGCAACCCAACGATCGCCGATGGTTTTGAGAAAAAATTTACCAAAGAAGGTGACAGGTGGGTACTTCATATTTCCGGAGGCACTGTTGAGTGCAACAACAATCGTGTGATGGTTTTGGCGGATTAA
- a CDS encoding type II toxin-antitoxin system RelE/ParE family toxin, with the protein MFEQLTLFPNEGILRNDLAENIRSIPYQPHIVFYLIYEKSILIVRVLHHRQNNADYFE; encoded by the coding sequence CTGTTTGAACAATTAACGCTTTTTCCAAATGAAGGTATTTTACGAAATGACTTAGCTGAGAACATACGAAGCATTCCATACCAACCACATATCGTGTTCTATCTTATTTACGAAAAATCTATTTTGATTGTCAGGGTTTTACATCATAGACAAAACAATGCGGATTATTTCGAGTAA
- the atpD gene encoding F0F1 ATP synthase subunit beta: MSQSTGKVAQIIGPVVDVAFDSGSELPKIYDSLEVNNNGNLLVLEVQSHIGESMVRTISMDSTDGLSRGVEAVATGAPIQMPIGDAVYGRLFNVIGDAIDGIGNLPKAGDNGLPIHRDAPKFEDLSTSTEVLFTGIKVIDLIEPYAKGGKIGLFGGAGVGKTVLIQELINNIAKGHGGLSVFAGVGERTREGNDLLREMLESGIIKYGDDFMHSMEAGGWDLSKVDKTAMKESKATFVFGQMNEPPGARARVALSGLTIAEYFRDGAGEGQGKDVLFFVDNIFRFTQAGSEVSALLGRMPSAVGYQPTLATEMGAMQERITSTKRGSITSVQAVYVPADDLTDPAPATTFAHLDATTVLSRKIAELGIYPAVDPLDSTSRILTEPILGKEHYGCAQRVKELLQRYKELQDIIAILGMEELSEEDKMAVGRARRVQRFLSQPFHVAEQFTGIPGVLVDIKETIKGFNMIMDGELDHLPESAFNLKGTIEEAIEAGEKMLAEA; the protein is encoded by the coding sequence ATGTCACAAAGTACAGGAAAAGTTGCACAGATTATTGGCCCGGTAGTTGACGTTGCGTTTGATAGCGGATCGGAACTTCCAAAAATATACGACTCGTTAGAGGTAAACAACAACGGAAACCTTTTGGTTCTTGAAGTTCAATCGCACATTGGCGAGAGCATGGTTCGTACCATTTCAATGGATTCTACAGACGGTTTAAGCCGTGGCGTTGAAGCTGTTGCAACGGGAGCTCCAATTCAAATGCCCATTGGAGATGCAGTATACGGTCGACTTTTTAACGTAATTGGCGATGCTATTGATGGTATCGGAAACTTGCCAAAAGCTGGCGACAACGGCCTTCCAATTCACCGTGATGCTCCAAAATTCGAGGATCTTTCCACTTCTACCGAAGTTTTATTTACAGGTATTAAAGTAATAGATCTTATTGAGCCGTATGCAAAAGGTGGTAAAATTGGTCTTTTCGGTGGTGCTGGTGTAGGTAAAACGGTACTTATTCAAGAGTTAATTAACAATATTGCCAAAGGCCACGGAGGTCTTTCGGTATTCGCAGGTGTAGGTGAACGTACTCGAGAAGGGAACGATTTACTTCGCGAAATGCTTGAGTCTGGTATTATAAAATACGGAGACGACTTTATGCACTCAATGGAAGCTGGCGGCTGGGATCTTTCAAAAGTAGATAAAACTGCGATGAAAGAATCTAAAGCTACCTTTGTTTTCGGACAGATGAACGAACCACCGGGAGCACGTGCGCGTGTTGCTCTTTCTGGGCTAACTATTGCTGAATACTTCCGTGATGGAGCTGGCGAGGGCCAAGGAAAAGACGTTCTTTTCTTCGTTGATAATATTTTCCGTTTTACACAAGCAGGTTCTGAAGTGTCTGCACTTCTTGGACGTATGCCTTCAGCGGTGGGTTACCAACCAACTTTGGCAACAGAGATGGGTGCGATGCAAGAACGTATTACTTCAACAAAAAGAGGTTCTATTACTTCTGTTCAGGCGGTTTATGTACCTGCAGATGACCTTACGGATCCAGCGCCGGCAACAACTTTTGCCCACCTGGATGCTACAACTGTACTTTCAAGAAAAATTGCGGAGCTTGGTATTTACCCAGCGGTAGACCCGTTAGACTCTACATCGCGTATTCTTACTGAACCTATTCTAGGTAAAGAGCACTACGGCTGCGCACAACGCGTAAAAGAACTTTTACAACGTTATAAAGAACTACAAGATATTATTGCAATTCTTGGGATGGAAGAACTTTCTGAAGAAGATAAAATGGCTGTTGGCCGCGCACGTCGTGTACAGCGTTTCCTTTCTCAACCATTCCACGTAGCTGAGCAGTTTACAGGTATTCCTGGCGTATTAGTAGATATTAAAGAAACAATTAAAGGTTTTAATATGATTATGGATGGCGAATTAGATCACCTACCAGAATCTGCTTTCAACCTTAAAGGAACCATCGAAGAAGCTATTGAAGCAGGAGAAAAAATGCTTGCTGAAGCTTAA